In Cryptomeria japonica chromosome 1, Sugi_1.0, whole genome shotgun sequence, the sequence TACCTGACTACTTAAGTGAGTTGACTAAAGCTATCAGCAATGCAGAGTGAATTATCAATGCCCAACGCAATAGCCTTCAAATCCTGGAAGATAGGGTAGGGGCAACTAAAAAGAAGATGGAAGGGGTTGAGAAGAACCTCAAAAAGATAGGGGATCAAAGTTAAAGTATTTTAAAGGCCACTTCTGATAGTATCAAGGTCCTAATTAGCAAACTTGAACAGGTCTAGGGGGATAACGCCCTTGGGGACACTACTGAGGAGAAGGATGGAACCCCTGAAGAAAAGGAAGCTGGTCTCAGAAAAAGAACAAGAGCAAGTACCAGGAAGAAGAAAAACCAAAGCAGGGACATTGAAGATCTCAAGGGGTCTACTTTGACAATGGAGCAATTGGAGCTAGAAGCGACCAAATTGCTAAAGAACTTCATCTAGGCCTggctatttttcttttctttctctattgTTTGGTGTTTAGTTTCTTCATGTTGTGTCTTTTATGCTAGCTTTTTGTCTTCAGCCAACTGTCCTTCCTCTGATTGTTGTCTCTTGTTTTTCTGATGGACTTTGATGACTATCTTTTGAATCTAtgatgtaaagggttttaggggccCTTCAAAACCCGTTTTCCCTTAagcaaaaataaattttataaattaattatttcaataAGTTAATAAATCAATAATGTAACATTAATAACTTTAATAATTCAACAATAAAAATGtaataacataataattaataaccataataatttattattaatattttaacattaataatttaatattaacttTATAACATTTCTTAACTTCAATAAATTTacttcaataaattaaataaatttgatgattaaatttaataaattaaatatttttaataactttagtaaataattttaattaatttaataaattaacctTCATAAGTTAAGTAAGTTCTTTAAAGTCAAATCATAAATTAACTTAAAGCTATCATTATTATGTTGTGATGGTTAACTTGAGATGTTGTTCTTGAATGTTCAAATGGGAATGAGGTTCCATTTATGATCTTATTGATTCATAATTAGATGAATTTCTTTGCCAAATGAAGAATTTTTTGGTGGAAAGTCTTAATAGCCTAATCAATTCAATTTGTTGGACATTCTATGCTAACAATTCACATGTATTAGTTAGTCACACTTAGTAGTTTTAATTCTaaattatagaaaagttgaactaGATGCACCATTTGTGAATTTGTCCTTGCACTCAAATTTACAAGTGTTAATTATGTTTAGTCTTATTGAAATTTTCAGTGGTTTAATATGTTACAACTATTGCTTTTTTTAAACCTTCTCATTAATATCTTAAGTTGAACTAGATGCACGATTTGTGGATTTAACCTGGCACTAAAATTTATAGGTGTTAAGTATATTTTGTCTTGTTGAAAATTTCATTGATTTAAGGTGTCACACTTATTGCTTTCTATTTTAAACCTTCTCGTTGATGTCTTTTTCATCCATTGTATAATATCTTTAATTATGAAAAAATCTTTATTGCGAGTAATAAAGGCTTGGTATTTGGGTTGCCTTTTCCAAAACTTAACTTAAGAACAAAGAAATTAAATAATGCAAACACAAAATTATTCGTATAACTTGATGGTGTCAATGGTAAATAATCCACCCCAAAAGGAGAAAAAAAAACAATAGCAGTAAAATCCAAATAGGCAGCAAAATTTCAATTGTCTTGCATACCTCTTGGATGCTATGAACTGTCGATTTCGAAAGTCAGCCCATTTGCTTCATATAAGAACACCTTcaacctaaaaattgaaaaatactatatatttattttattttactaagAACCTTGAAACACATATAAACATTTCCTTATACATGAACTTCCAAAAGATCATGATAAgtaaaaatctaatttaaaatgaaaaacaaaaattatttcAGATTAAAGTAAAAGTATGAGATTTTAACAATTTTGAAAATGTCACTTTCGCATTTTGAAGTGTTAATATGAAGTGTAATAATTCGTAGGTCATGACATTATTTCACCcatgtcaaaataatttaaattaattatatttatgatAAGAATATTAAATCAAGAGTGCTATCACAACCATTAGAACACAATCAAATATACTAGATCTTTTCCTCTAAACAAATCTCTTACTCAAACACCACAAACTCTCTTTTGtgatgtaatatttttgttttacGGGGATAGAAAAGGCCCCTACGTTGGTGGACATTTCACCCAGTACAGTACAATGTTTCACTAGTGACTATGACTTCCATTAAATACTAGGCAAGTTTTTGTGCTCTTAATAAAACTCTTAAATGTGAGGAGTCAAGTAGTCATTTTAGGAAGAAAAACTGATAGTCGGTTCATATTATATGAAGGCTGCAGCTAATCTGGTTCCAAAAATGCCATGATTTTTGCAAAACAAAAGGGTAAGTAAAAAATTACCGACCTCCACTATGTTAGACGGCACTAACTGCATCTTTTATTTTTCGACTATATGTATAACACGAGAGTTAGTCAATTGTTTTGGAACAAATATACCACGTACTGATATGAATGATCTGACATCCTTCTAAGAAATTGACAGCCCTAGATTTCAATAAAACACCTGCGccttaataataatatttatttccaTAGGTTTGATGCTTACCAtactttcttttcttttggaaaccAGCGAGCAGGTTTGATGCTTACCAtactttcttttcttttggaaaccAGCGAGCAAATGCGAAAATTATTGTTgccaaagaaaagaaaattcatTAAGGAGCCACGTTAGTTAAGAACAAATTTTAAGATATATTCTACAAATAAATTTGTCCCTTACGCATTCAGTGAACATCACTGCGTCTACAGAAAAATATTTTTAGTAAATAAGACAAATTCGTCATTTTACCGGACGCGTAACGTCCACGTTCATTTTACAGGATGCGTAACGTTCACGTTCATTTTACAGGATGCGTAACGTTCACGTTCATTTACGTGCTTTTCTTTGATGGTTACCTGTCTGTCGGCTTCATAGTCTTCTTTCGCTTCCTGGACTACTTAGAAACATTCATTTATTCCAAGCAAAATACTTTTCTTATGCAATTATCTTAATAAGATTACATAAACGGCAACACTAAAATAGCCCAATTAATTCATTTGTGAGTGTGGTGTGTAAAAACGGATGGTTTTTCCAACAATATTTTCTTTCGACCACAGTCAATTGACCCAGTCGAATCACTGAGAAACACAACTTTTAAATCGATGCCACAGCTGAGTATGCATAAGAGTTGCCGGCACTCTTTCTCATTAATTCTCTGCTTGGAATTTGCATTGATCATCATGAAATTCATAAGCTTAACCTTGTTAGCGATCACAGCTTTCATTGGATTAATCAGTCGCTGCACATTGGCAAACCCAGATGGTAAgttctcaattatttcaataaaGTTTATACTTTGATTGAAAAACGAGATTTCTAATTTTTGCACTCTGATCTGACTGGTCTTTGCTTTTTATATGAAGGATTTCTAAGTATTAATTGTGGCACTTCAAAAAATGAAACAATCGGAAAGATGGACTGGATTACAGATTCCTTGTTCATAAAATTCAGAAACACGTCCATAATGTCTCCATTCAGTTCTAACAATAGGGCCTTTCAATATCAGTCCGTGGCCTATTTTACAAATCTGGAAGCAAATAAATATTGTTACTTACTGCCCGTGACGCCTCATAAACAATACCTGGTAAGGGCTAGGTTCTATTTTGGAGGGTTTGAAAATCTGCCTTTAGCAAGCATCTTCGATTTGTATATCGAGGGAATCAAGTGGGCAAAAGTCGATCTGACGAATCTATTTAAAAATCGCACTTACTATTACGATATCATCCTGGTCCCTAAAGGCGGTAGTCTGAGTTTATGCCTGGCTAGAAATTCAGAGACACAAGAAAATTGCTATGTTTTCATTTCAACTATTGAGTTGAGGCTGCTACAATTTACAATGTATGATACTTACACTGATTTCAACTACAGCGCTTTAAATTTATTCTCTCGTATACATTTTGGGAGCTCTGAATGGATAAGGTAATATTTAAGCTTGATAAAGATTTTTTTGGCAGTTACTTTTGAATCTCTTCTGCTGACATCATCTAATGTAATGTTGTGGTCGTGGTACAGGTTCCCCCAGGACCAGTATGATCGCCAGTGGCAACCTTTTCAGGTATGGTCAACAAGAAATATCGGCATGAATGCCTCCTCTTTTGGGAGCATGAAAAACCAACCACCTGTATCAGTATTAAAGACTGCTATTTCATCGCTTGTAGGGGAAGAGTTGTTCGTTTCGAACTGGCGTCTTCTTAACCAGGGCATTTATTATTTTGCTCTTTACTTGTGCAACATCAATAAGACAAGTCTTTCAGGAAACAACACATTTCAGGTCATCATTGGGAATCTTCAAATAGCAGAAATAGACGTTCCTGAGTATATGTACTGTTTGTCACAAGAAAGTCGTGTAGAGCTTAGCACAACTGAGACTATAAACATAAGAATACGTTCACAAGCAGGATCCCACATGAGGCCGTTCATAAATGCAGCTGAAGCATATCAAATATTAAACATCACCAATATGACACACGCCGGAGATGGTACGTTTACTTCTCCTTTAGCTTAGTACCTAACAAGGCTGTGCTAGTTTCTGCTTGCCTCATCATACCAtattatttttatgatatttttatacTACATTGTTTAGCAGTGATTTCTCCTAGAAATGTCGTCTAATGTTTTAGTAAACATGCGACACAGTAATCGCTATAAGAAAAATAGCAGATACAGTGAATGTTCCAGATGATTGGACAACAGGAGATCCATGTTTACCTGCAGGTTTACCTTTAACCGTTGTTATGTGCAATGAGGAAGACCCCCCACGAGTGATTATTGTGTAAAATTCTTTCCTTAAAAATCATTGTAATTCATTAAAACTTTTAGCAATGATTACATTAGGTTTCGGTATTGAAGGCTATTAACCCACATAACTTCAACTCTTTTCAGGGATTTAACAAACAAGGGTCTCACTGGCAACATACCTCCAAGCATAGCCAACTTAACAGCATTAGAACAGTTGGTAAGACAATCACCCACCTCCATTTGTCTTAATATTGGGGAGTAGAAGCTTTTAAACATAATTATACATTGTATTTGTAGCTCTCCTCAGTTTAATAAGTGACTAATAAGTTTATGTTATTTGTTTTAGCTGTTGGGCAACAATAATTTTTCAGGCTCTATTCCAGATCTCAGCACATTGAAGAACCTTAAGACATTGTAAGAGATCCTTCACTATCTTCTTTCAGAAGCTTTATTCTTATATACACAGATGAATGAAATAGATAGTTTGTGTGTGTTAATCTTTACTTTCCTTGGGATATCGAAGGCAACTGCAAAATAATCAACTAACTGGAGACATTCCGAGTTCATTACAGAAACTCCCCATGTTAAATGAGCTGTATGTTTGCTCAAGACTTCTTATTTTTCTTATAACAATTTTATTTACTTTTTGATAGTTTAGTCAAAGATGGTGTTAACTCAACCAGGTTTGTTTTTAATTACTACCTTTTatgttgatttgatttttgcaGAACAATAAGTTAGATGGAGATGTGCCACCGGGTTTAATTAAGCCTGGTTTAAACCTTCGGTACGAGGACATCCCTTCTTATCTTTGTCTCCTTTGAGGGAAACCATTGTTGCCCTATATTTAAAAAAGATAATTATTGAAATAATTGTTTTAACCTTTGGCATCTTAATTGTTGTCTCTATCTTGCAGAGTTTATCCTCAAAACAAGTCTCTGCAGGACAACGAAAACAAAGGAAAAAGTTGGATTATAGGAAAATATAATCGAGGAAATCTCACCACAAACAAATCTATTATGCAACCTCAACAATCATGTACAGGTCTTTTCTAAATTCCTGTGACTCGAAAAGGGTTATTTAAAAGCAATAATTATTATTTTAGCTCTTGTATCTTTTTTAAGACCGATGTTCTATTCTCTCTTTTGAAACAGATGGAGATGATCCAAACAAAATTAACAATTCAGCGGTAGAATACACTGAAGAAGATATCAAAGCAGCTACAAATAACTATTCTACATTCATTGGTAAGGGAGGATTTGGATCTGTGTTTTATTGTAAACTTTCAGGAAATGATGTTGCAGTCAAGATACTTTCAAACTGTTCATCTCAAGGGCAACAAGAATTTCGAAATGAGGTTTTTCCTTAACAATTATTGAAAGTTTCAATTGAAACAAGAATTTTATTTATTTCTCATACATCTCTCTCAGCCCAGAATTCCTGTTAACATATGGTTCTTGTGTTCTTGGCCCAGGTAAGTCTCCTTTCAAGAATTTACCATAAGAATCTTGTAAAACTAATTGGATACTGCAGACAACCTTTAGTAGCCTTAGTATACGAATTTATGGAATTTGGAACGTTGATAGACCATTTATACGGTATTGTTTATTTCATATTATTATGAATAAAATTAATGTAAACACATTTCTTTTAGCAAAAAGACTTACTACTCTATCTACAGGCTCAGCGAAGCAAGAGAAACCACTTGATTGGGAAACCAGGCTCAACATTGCTCTCCAAGCAGCAGAGGGTAATCTGTTTGTGTAATTACTTTAATTTCTTTTAGTAAAATTGCTCGTTCGCGTTACAAATAACTTACACCCCTTGCAGGATTGCTATATCTGCATGAGGGTTGTTGTCCTCCAATCATACACAGAGATATTAAGTGTAGTAATATACTTTTGGATAAAAAAATGTTTGCCAAGATAACTGACTTCGGTCTATCGAAGTTGTTAGACACTTCCAAAAGCTACGTAACTACTAATGTCAAGGGCACCCTCGGCTATCTTGATCCTGAGTATTTTCATACCTCGCCATTATTTCACTTTTTTTATCAAATAAACATGTAGTTTAGCATTCATCAAATGGTTGATATTACACTAAATTTGAAACTTGATCCAGATATTTTGGAACGATGTCCTTAAATGAGAAGAGTGATGTCTACAGTTTTGGTGTtgtttttttggagattatttctgGAGTACGGCCCAAGGAGGGAATAGTCGAATCGGTAACTTACTCTATATACAATCTATTTTGTTTTTCCCATTATTAATAACTTACAGTTCTCATCTTCTTTCTGACACAGGCAAAAAATTTGCTTTCCTGTGGGAGACTAGAAGACCTGATGGATTCTTCATTGGGTGGGCGATATAATTTAGCATCTGCATGGAAAGTTGCAGAGATTGCATACACGTGTGTGGAACCGAGACCAGTAAATAGACCCACAATGAATAGTGTTGTGAAAGAGCTAGCAGAAGCGAAGGCACTTATACTGGATGATAACATTGAATCTGGATACGCTTGGAATGCATCATCAAGTGTGCTTGAAATGCCCCAACTTAGGTAGCCATAGATTCCCACACAAAGAGTGTATTCTTTTACAGACTCTAAAAGTAACAATAGGTATATTAAATGGTTGTGGATCACTTATGAACCGTTAAAACACATTCAATTTTGATGTGTcatttattagatatatttgatTGGTATATTGTAATTCAACTTAATGATATTAGATTTTTACAATCTTTAATGTTGGGAGTCTAATTAAACTCACTTTTTTcagttttcatttttttcatttttcaaaaaagaaattaaaattttattatatttttaatttttctttgttttttatgaaagattttaaatattttttatttttaattaaattatttaatttatttattgaaagaTAATAATATGTTTAAATCTACAATAATAGAATATTTAAAGACATATTATATTTATATGTAATTTTGACTATTAGGAAAATAAATATCTTAACGTATGgtgattatttttatttaatattttgttatcatgttacaatttatactttttcaaaCATTTTATATTTGTGAATCTTATAAATTCTCTAATATACATTATAAGATagagctttttaattttaaaatcagtTATCACTACATAACAATGAAGAcaacttttttatatatttttattcaaTAAATTACATTTGTTGTTACTTTAATTTTGATGAGTGAGTTTAATCTTTTCACTCAATCCTTACCTAAAAGGACGTGTCCGTGTTTTACTATTTATGGTATATAAGCATTGAAACTACTTGAAAATATTTCAACATTGTATAGCtagtatttaatattaaatatgtcAAATTGATTATGCCAAAAGTACATAACAAATGTTAGAATCAATTGGGACTATTGATAACTAATTTAATCCATAAGAAACATTTATATTTGTTTATGGATCTATTTAGGCACCACGTCAattctctttcactattctcaattGATTGATAATCTTAGAGTAATGTTCTCAAATATCCATATACTATACTTGAACATTTAGGGAAACCAAATTATGTATTTTCTTTAATTCACTAATTATGAATaggaatatatattatattaattccATTTTATTAAAGACCATAAAACTTAAATTGATGATTACTATTCTAATTAGGTTGAATCCTTCTAATAGGATCTTAGAGGTAATAATAGACACCATTTATAATCTTTATGACCAAGATTTGTCATCAATGCTGACTCTAAAAAGATATTCATAGTATAATGTATCAAAATATCATGGATAATGAGACACATGAGTAAAGTCATTTTTACAAATTTCCAGATTATTCTTACCATTCTAGCTTTGTATCTACTATTTTGGGTCTAGTTTTAGctttatgaataggaaaaattgTAGAGGTATTCTAGCTATGGGGGGGAGATAACAACATATTGGAGCTGACCTCATGCATGAAGTGAGAATAGGACAAGGGGATGTGGGCTAATATTGTGGATAGAGGCCTTGAACCTTACCACAGAAAGATGCACGACCAAGATCCTAGGTTGACAACAGATTTTGTGAAGGGCTGGCAGAAGGGCATTCTCTGTGTGTATGGTGTTGGATTTAGAATTGATGATCCTTTCATAGTAGAGATGATGGGTTTAAAAATGGAAGGAAAAAAGTTATACAGAGAGAGAAAGACCTTAGACGGAACTTTGTCAATCATTTAGGTCAAACAAAGTGAAACAAATAGAGTGAGGAAAATGCCAGATGGAAGATACAATAGGAAATATCTCATGAAGCTTTGGGCGGATGTTGCAGAGCTTATAATGAGGTGTATAACTCTAGATGACCACTTTGCTAGCATCATTTCctatcattttaggcatgatagaaaAATTTCATTGCCTTTTTATTTACATTCTTCTCTTTAGAATAGTCTATTAAATCATGCTAAAAAAATGAAAATCCATTAATACATGAGGGGTTAATCTTACTTATTATGGAATACTCCAAATTCCATGAGGTTAAGCTCTCCCCTATTGTAAATAATCCTAATCCTTTGGCTAGACATGATGTTCATGAGGTTTTTGATACCAATTTCAATGAGGAGGAGGTGGGGAGTATGGCCATGGACTGGAATGGCATCCATGTGTCTAATGATTTTGATTATTGGTCATTAGAGGATCAAGGTCCATTGCAAAAGGAGACCCACAGTACAAAAAATAACAGAAAAACCAAATTCCATATTAGAAAAGCGGCACAAAAGTTCAAAACCCTAAATTCTAAGTCTCCTATTTTGGGCcctcaaaatttgaaaaaattttaAATGGGTAAAGGGGATGAAAAAATTAAACTGGATATTCCCCTTAATGTGGACCTAGGAGAATATAAAAAGGACGAGAAATACTTAGAAGTGTTGCTTGCTAACTCGACCAGTAACTAGGTGAAGTGTTTTCATTGGATGAACAGTGAAATTGCTTTATTAAAATATGGCATTAATGATATTATCAATACCTTCTTGGAGAATCCTATGCCAGACAAAACTGACAAGCTTCTAAAGATGAATAAAAAATTAATGAAAGATATTAGGGTTATGAAATTTGAAGATGAGTTAAGATTAGCCCATCTAGAAAAAGACATGGAGGAATTAAAGGGAAATCTTGGGGGACTGGTTGAAATTAGCAAAGTTGACATGAATAGTAGTGTGGAAGGCCTCAAGAGGGTAAAAGAGGGAATTGCTCTTCAGAGAGCCCAACCAGGATGAGGAGTAAGAACCAGGAGAGGATCAACTCGAGATTTATCATAgagaaacttgaagatattagtGGGAATATGATCTAGAAAAACATGGAGCTCATGAAAGCACTTGACTATCTCTAGTTTTGCTAgtttctatttttctctatttcttttagTTTTTGGTTTAGCTGCGGTGGGGTGTTTCCTCTATTTTTGTGGTTGGTTTGTAGTTGTTTAGACTCTGGTTCACtcttagttttatttttttatgtaaacTTTGGGTTTTGGGTCCATGTCAAAAAAccgtttatcttaataaaaaatgaGACACATGTTAGACTCAAAGAACAATTTATTAGAACAAAATCCATGATTGATTATTTGTTTAGATCTCTCTAGTTTCATtaacaaagaaaaaaatgattcTATAAAGGTAACAATAATATTTATTCGATTTCATAGTATCTAATTTCACCTCATTGTTCCTCTTAATCTTGTACAATGGCACCTTAGAAGATAATGGAAATATAATAGAAACTCCCTCACTATTCACAGTAAAAATTGTATGCCTTCTAACTTAGAATTTTAGGATGGTGGATTTCTTGTTTCTTAAGAACATTTAAATAATATCTTTACCCAAGATAAACTCTCCTATCATTAGGTTTTATTGAAATCTTTAGAAATATGATTTTATTGTGTTTACTTTCCATTACCACTAATTCCATCTCCTTATTTACAATTCCCTTGAAATATAATACCATTATATATTCAATGGAATTAATATAGTTCTTGTGTTTCTCTACATCACATGAGCATTAAGTTCTCATGCCAAGATTAAAAGTTACTATTGGTAAATAAGAAATAAAAACTTTAAAATATAGTTAGTATGGTAATTATTAGGAAATCAAGTGTGGAACTTGAGCACAAAAATGAgaaatttaaatgataataaaaataGTAGAAGTTAAGAGATTAGTACtataattattgaatgaatatagcATGAGTATATTAAAATGAAAAGATATTATTCTGACTCTATAATACAATCTTTGAGTTAATATTCCTGAGGGATGAGGAAgggataaaaataaattaaaatttaaaaataggacATAAAACAAACTTATGATCATGTTATATTCATATATTGCATGTAAGGCAATAGTGTTGGGGATAATTTAAAATGTATCCAAAATATGAATCAAGACAATTATTAGAAAGCAACATTGTTAAGAGAAAAGTATAATTCTTTAATGAGTTATAACCTAGCATAATTTAGTAGATTCATTAGTGATAAGGTTTGAATTTAAGTTTTAAAGGAAGAAAAGGTGTAAAAATCACTTCCTAACTCTAAACTAATGGGCAAAATTATAGAAATTTTGATTACAAAGTTTCACTATTACAAAAATAGAAACACGTTGAAATAGAGTGACTAAACAAGCATAAATATTATACTAATGAACACAATATATACAAAGGGAAAACCTTCCAAGAGAAAAACCCAACACTCCAAATGAACAATAATTTATAGTACTAAAACAATGAGTACAATACAATCCTACTATTATAGCTTCTTCAACAAGAGTAGTCACATCAACCCACAACTTGGATTAGTTGTATCAACATAAGACATCACTTGTATAAAAACTAGAAACTATGAAATGAACAACATACAAGAACAACTCGTTTTTATTCTTTTTAAAATGCATAGAGAATGGAGACAAAAATGGACTTCTAAGTCAAAGGTCCACTCATGCGAGCCTATAGAAATTCCCAAGAAACAAACAACACTTTCTTATATTCAATCTATTTGCATGAGAAGCATTGTCATAAACCATCATAGAGTCTTCCAACATGGGTGGCTCCCTTACATGTGATCAGATTTTACAACATGAAATAACCCTCACAAATGTAGCAAACAAGCATGCATTGACACCTTTTTCTAGCAATAAACATTTGTTGTAGaagatatattaaaatattatcataGGTTATCATAAATTGTCATACCTATAGGTGTGTCATAGAGTCTTATCATCTTTTGTCACTACTCAACAATCATCACCTAACTTAGAAAACTCCAAGACCCTTCAAGTGGGATACCAACCTCCATGTAAGGATAACATATTCCATGTCACCTTCCTAGTAGGATGAAAAGTCCACATGTAAACTCCCATTTCATGACAAAATTTCATTTGCACATAAGATTGTCttgtataaaattataaataagacAAATATTAAATAACTAAATTTCAGATACTAATGCTAAGACTTtttaaaggttgagacaccttaatctcaagaacattcttgCACTTTCTAATGACCTTTAAAGAACCTATCATTCAACTACAAAGGGCTATGAGGTCTATAGAAATAGAAAGTCATTTGAATTTATCTATT encodes:
- the LOC131070296 gene encoding leucine-rich repeat receptor-like serine/threonine-protein kinase At2g14510: MPQLSMHKSCRHSFSLILCLEFALIIMKFISLTLLAITAFIGLISRCTLANPDGFLSINCGTSKNETIGKMDWITDSLFIKFRNTSIMSPFSSNNRAFQYQSVAYFTNLEANKYCYLLPVTPHKQYLVRARFYFGGFENLPLASIFDLYIEGIKWAKVDLTNLFKNRTYYYDIILVPKGGSLSLCLARNSETQENCYVFISTIELRLLQFTMYDTYTDFNYSALNLFSRIHFGSSEWIRFPQDQYDRQWQPFQVWSTRNIGMNASSFGSMKNQPPVSVLKTAISSLVGEELFVSNWRLLNQGIYYFALYLCNINKTSLSGNNTFQVIIGNLQIAEIDVPEYMYCLSQESRVELSTTETINIRIRSQAGSHMRPFINAAEAYQILNITNMTHAGDVIAIRKIADTVNVPDDWTTGDPCLPAGLPLTVVMCNEEDPPRVIIV
- the LOC131070294 gene encoding probable LRR receptor-like serine/threonine-protein kinase At1g67720, giving the protein MVLVFLAQVSLLSRIYHKNLVKLIGYCRQPLVALVYEFMEFGTLIDHLYGSAKQEKPLDWETRLNIALQAAEGLLYLHEGCCPPIIHRDIKCSNILLDKKMFAKITDFGLSKLLDTSKSYVTTNVKGTLGYLDPEYFGTMSLNEKSDVYSFGVVFLEIISGVRPKEGIVESAKNLLSCGRLEDLMDSSLGGRYNLASAWKVAEIAYTCVEPRPVNRPTMNSVVKELAEAKALILDDNIESGYAWNASSSVLEMPQLR